One Candidatus Symbiobacter mobilis CR genomic window, TCTGACTTCGTTGGGCAGTGCCTTGTAGTCGAGGCCCACAGCCTCTGCATCTCCAGGTTCCGTGCGACTGGCGTCGAGTACAAAACGCTGCCCCGGTTGCAAGTCCACCTTGCCCTGCACAAATTTGCCCACCCGAATCTTGGGGCCTTGCAGATCGGCCATGATTCCCACTTCGCGCCCGGCACGCTGCGCCGCCTCGCGAACCAGCCGTGCCCGCTCGATGTGATCTTGGGCCTTGCCATGGCTAAAGTTCAACCGAACCACGTTGACCCCGGCACGGATCATCTGTTCCAGCAAAGCAGGGTCGCTCGAAGCCGGGCCCAGGGTTGCAACGATTTTGGTCGCTCGACGAGTCATACAAAAAAACCTTTTGGAGGTTGTAGCTAAGGGAAGTAGGGAATTTTCCCACGGTTCCCAGTACGCCCCTCGAACGTAGGGCGAACCCTCACGACGTCAATGAGCACAGGCTGCTTGGACAAGACATCGCAGCCCGTTCCGCGACAACGCAGCCGAACCCCATAAAATGCCCGTTGGATTTTTCCTGCCTCCAGGGTAGTGGCCCGCCACCCGGGGTTGGTGCATTGGGTGCCCGACCCCTCCCATCTCATGCTGAACGACGAAGCTGCCCTCTCTACACTGCTGGAAACTCCAGGAACCAAGGCCCGGCTCCTGGTAGTGGATGATCAGCCGATCAATATTCAGGTGATGTACCAGATCTTCGCTGGGCAGTACCAGGTATTCATGGCGACAAGCGGGCAACAAGCCTTGAATTTCTGCCGCAGAACTCCACCGGATTTGGTGTTACTCGACGTCGTGATGCCCGATCTCGACGGTTATGAAGTGTGTACGGCGTTGAAAGCCGACCCTGCCACCCGCAATATCCCAGTCATCTTCGTCACCGCGCACACGGAAGCAGCGCAGGTCACCCGTGGCTTGGAAGTGGGTGCAGTCGATTTCATTTCCAAACCCGTGAACCCCGCAGTGATTCGTGCCCGCGTCAAGACCCAACTGACACTCAAATTCCAGTCCGACCTCATGCGCAGGCTCGTCTTTCTGGATGGGCTGACAGGAGTATTCAATCGGCGGTACTTCGATCAGCAGCTAGGCATTGAGTTGGCCCGATCTGCACGGGTACAAACTCCCTTGGCGCTCATCTTGCTCGACGTGGATTTTTTCAAGCGCTACAACGACCGCTACGGGCACCAGGCTGGCGATGATTGCCTGCGCGCCGTTGCCCAGACCCTGAAAGGGGCATTGCACCGTCCGGCCGACCTCGTTGCCCGCTACGGCGGCGAGGAATTCGTCTGCATCTTGCCCGAAACGGCTTTCGACGATGCCATGAATATGGCGCAAGAACTCGAAAGCAAGATACACCAACAAGGCATTCCCCATGCCGACTCCGAAGCGGCGAGCGTCGTAACGATCAGCCTTGGAGTCGCCGGACACGACGGGCGCGCCAACATTCAGCCAGCAGTGCTCCTCGCGCTGGCAGATGAGCAGCTCTACAACGCCAAGCACGCTGGCCGCGCCCGAGCCTGCGGTAGCCTGCTTGGTTCCTCGTGATTGCTCCCTGAGCTTTCCCTCATCTCCACTGCAAGTTCCAGTCGATCCTTCGGCGGCGATCTTCCTTGACTCATTCCATGCTTCCACGCTTTGAGCCTCTGCTGCGTGCTGTGGCCCACTTGCTTCGGCGGGTGCTTCCCCGGTCACTCCAAAGCCAGGTATTGCTGCTGACTTCCGCGTGCATGGGCGTATCCATCCTGGCATACGGAGGCTACCGTGCCCAAGTCGATGTCGATGCGGAACGCACCGCCATCGACCAGCGCATCGCGGCCCTCGCCAAAAACATCGCGACCATCAGTGCGCACTTCATCGAATACCGGCACGAAAACGGTATCGAATCCGTCGTGTCCCAATTGGCGACTGTCGATGGCATCTATGCCGTCTCGATTACCGACATCACCGGCAAGCCTCTCGCGGAAGTTGTCAATCATGGGGGGGCTTGGTCAGCCCGCTATGGCCAGCAACGGATTCGCGTGCCCTCGCCTACCGGGCCAGCATCGTTCTCGCAGGTGCATCCACCCGATACGTTGCAGCGTGACTTCCTTGAGGGAGGCCACGGCAGTGTGATGATCTGGCAAAGAATCGACACCGACAGCCCCGTGGGATGGGTGCGTGTCAGCTACCGGCTCGACACCTTCGACATCATGGCTGCGACGATACGCTGGCGTGCAACGACAGCGATGGGAATCGCCATGTTGCTGACGATCGCCCTGCTGTGGTTGCTTCTGCGGCCGAGTATGCGGGCCTTGCGCCGTGCCGCAGACTTTGCAAGCCGCTTAGACCAAAGCCTGGGTGAAACATTGCCCCTGTCGTACCAGGCTGCAGAAATCGAAGCGCTGGAACGAGCGCTCAACATCGTTTCCGCCCGACTGTTGCGCCAGAACACCGACCTGATGAATCAAAAGTTCGCGCTGGATCAACACGCCATCGTGAGCATCACAGATCTGCAAGGCACCATCCTGTACGCCAACGACAAGTTCTGCGATGTCAGCGGTTACGCCGCCGACGAGCTGATCGGACAAAACCACCGGATCATCAAATCCGGTGAACATGCCAAGGGCGTGTACCGCGACTTGTGGCAGACGATCGGACAAGGCCGTGTGTGGCACGGCGACATCAAAAATCGCAAAAAGAATGGAGATCACTACTGGGTAAGCGCAACGATCGTCCCTCTGCTAGGCCAGGACGGTATGCCCTACCAATACATCGGCATCCGCACTGACATCACGGCCAACAAGGACCTGGAATACAAGCTACAAATCGCCAGCGACCAAGCGCAAGCGGCCACTTTGGCCAAAGGGCAGTTCTTGGCAAATATGAGCCATGAAATACGCACGCCGATGAACGCCGTGCTAGGAATGCTCAAGCTTTTGCACAACACGGATCTCACTCCCCGTCAGCACGACTACACCACCAAAGCTGAAAGCGCTGCGCATTCCTTGCTGGGGCTGCTCAACGATATCCTTGATTTCTCCAAGATCGAAGCGGGCAAGATGACGCTCGATCCCCATCCTTTCCGCATCGACAAACTCCTGCGCGACCTGTCCGTCATCCTCTCCACCACTGTAGGCAACAAGCCTGTCGAGGTTCTTTTCGACATCGACCCCAGCCTGCCCCGCGCCTTGGTCGGCGATCCCCTGCGTCTGCAACAGGTATTGCTCAATCTCTGCAACAACGCAGTGAAGTTCACCGAAGCCGGGGAAGTGCTCATCCGGGTGCGCGTACTGGAACACCAGCTCACGCAAGCCCGTTTGCAGTTTTCGATCCGGGACACAGGGATCGGCATTTCTCCCGAAGACCAAAAATCGATCTTCGATAGCTTTTCCCAGGCAGAAGGGACAACAACCCGCCGCTACGGTGGTACGGGGTTGGGCCTGCCGATCAGCCGCAAGCTCATTGAGCTTATGGGCGGGGAACTCACGCTGTACAGCGTCCCCAAGCAGGGGAGCACCTTCGGTTTCGAAGTCACGCTGCAAATCGACACGGCCCACGTTCCACCACCACGCACCGTGCGCCAATTGATGATCAGTGGACTCAAGATCCTGATCATCGACGACAACCCTACTGCACGCGAAGTCATTGCTGCAATGGCCCAGTCCTTGGGTTGGCATGCCGACATCACCGAAGATGGGGAAGAAGCCGTCGAGCGTTTCCAAGCCAATCTCAGTTCGGGCCAAGCTCCATACCAAGCATTGTTCGTAGACTGGCAAATGGCCCATGGTTTCGACGGCTGGGCAACGATCCGCAAAATCCTGGCGCTGTGCGAACCTTCACGGATGCATGGCATTCCTCCACCGGTCGTCATCATGATCACCGCTTTTGGGCGGGAAATGCTCAACCAGCGACCGCAGGAAGACCAGCAACTTCTGCATGGCTACCTGGTCAAGCCAGTAACTGCATCCATGCTGTTCGATGCTGTGGCGGATGCCCTCAGCAGTCGACAGCCCCCAGCGCCCAAAAAGCCCCCAGCAGAAATGGCGGAGAAGCCTTTGCAGGGCTTGCGTTTGCTGGTTGTCGAAGACAACCAGATCAACCAACAGGTGGCTCGCGAATTGCTGTCTTCCCGAGGTGCAGAAGTCACGATCGCTGACGACGGTCAACAATCCGTCGATCTGGTGCAAGAAGCGCTCCAATCCGATTCCTTGTTCGATGCCGTGCTGATGGACATCCAGATGCCTGTGATGGATGGCTACACCGCTACACGCATCCTGCGGCAAGACTTGGGGCTTACCCACCTCCCCATCATTGCCATGACTGCGAATGCTATGGCCAGCGACCGGGATGCCTGCCTGGCGGCAGGAATGGATGAGCATGTAGGCAAGCCATTCAATATCTCCCAGCTCACATCGCTGATCGTCAATTTGACTGCGGCCAAGCCTGATCCTGAGGAATTGGCGGTGACGCGGCAGGATGCAAGACTGGACGAACCCCCAGTCAGCGTCCAGGCCAACCGGCCCAAACCCGTCGAACTCCCCAAAGTCGATGAAGTCGACTTGGATGGTGCCTTGGAACGCTTTGGCGGAGACGAGGCGCTGTATGCACGAATCCTGCAATCGTTTCTGAGCGACATCCGCCGCATGCCCGACGAGTTCGAGTTGAGCATCGCGCAAGGAGAATTGCTTGCCGCTACGCGACTGGCCCATACCCTCAAGGGGTTGGCTGCAACCGTGGGAGCCAGTTACCTTGCCGCCGTGGCACTGCAAACGGAAACTTCCCTGAAGAACGCCCAGGAAAACGGCGCGCCTCCTGCAGAACTCAATATGCTGTGCGTACGTTTGCGCAACTCCATTTCTCTGACGGAATCCGTCATGGAACGCATCAGCAGGCGCTACACCTCAACTACGGAAAAACCCACCGAGCCCATCATCGTCAACACCGCCAACACCGTAACGCTTATGGGGGAATTGCGAGCGTTGTTGCAAACGTCGGACATGCGTGCCTTCGATGTGTTCGACAACATCCGCACCCACTACCGGAACCCGGAACACCCCGACTTCCAAGCGTTGGCTACCG contains:
- a CDS encoding PAS domain-containing hybrid sensor histidine kinase/response regulator, which codes for MLPRFEPLLRAVAHLLRRVLPRSLQSQVLLLTSACMGVSILAYGGYRAQVDVDAERTAIDQRIAALAKNIATISAHFIEYRHENGIESVVSQLATVDGIYAVSITDITGKPLAEVVNHGGAWSARYGQQRIRVPSPTGPASFSQVHPPDTLQRDFLEGGHGSVMIWQRIDTDSPVGWVRVSYRLDTFDIMAATIRWRATTAMGIAMLLTIALLWLLLRPSMRALRRAADFASRLDQSLGETLPLSYQAAEIEALERALNIVSARLLRQNTDLMNQKFALDQHAIVSITDLQGTILYANDKFCDVSGYAADELIGQNHRIIKSGEHAKGVYRDLWQTIGQGRVWHGDIKNRKKNGDHYWVSATIVPLLGQDGMPYQYIGIRTDITANKDLEYKLQIASDQAQAATLAKGQFLANMSHEIRTPMNAVLGMLKLLHNTDLTPRQHDYTTKAESAAHSLLGLLNDILDFSKIEAGKMTLDPHPFRIDKLLRDLSVILSTTVGNKPVEVLFDIDPSLPRALVGDPLRLQQVLLNLCNNAVKFTEAGEVLIRVRVLEHQLTQARLQFSIRDTGIGISPEDQKSIFDSFSQAEGTTTRRYGGTGLGLPISRKLIELMGGELTLYSVPKQGSTFGFEVTLQIDTAHVPPPRTVRQLMISGLKILIIDDNPTAREVIAAMAQSLGWHADITEDGEEAVERFQANLSSGQAPYQALFVDWQMAHGFDGWATIRKILALCEPSRMHGIPPPVVIMITAFGREMLNQRPQEDQQLLHGYLVKPVTASMLFDAVADALSSRQPPAPKKPPAEMAEKPLQGLRLLVVEDNQINQQVARELLSSRGAEVTIADDGQQSVDLVQEALQSDSLFDAVLMDIQMPVMDGYTATRILRQDLGLTHLPIIAMTANAMASDRDACLAAGMDEHVGKPFNISQLTSLIVNLTAAKPDPEELAVTRQDARLDEPPVSVQANRPKPVELPKVDEVDLDGALERFGGDEALYARILQSFLSDIRRMPDEFELSIAQGELLAATRLAHTLKGLAATVGASYLAAVALQTETSLKNAQENGAPPAELNMLCVRLRNSISLTESVMERISRRYTSTTEKPTEPIIVNTANTVTLMGELRALLQTSDMRAFDVFDNIRTHYRNPEHPDFQALATAMGSFDFAAATQACEKLIDVK
- a CDS encoding diguanylate cyclase gives rise to the protein MLNDEAALSTLLETPGTKARLLVVDDQPINIQVMYQIFAGQYQVFMATSGQQALNFCRRTPPDLVLLDVVMPDLDGYEVCTALKADPATRNIPVIFVTAHTEAAQVTRGLEVGAVDFISKPVNPAVIRARVKTQLTLKFQSDLMRRLVFLDGLTGVFNRRYFDQQLGIELARSARVQTPLALILLDVDFFKRYNDRYGHQAGDDCLRAVAQTLKGALHRPADLVARYGGEEFVCILPETAFDDAMNMAQELESKIHQQGIPHADSEAASVVTISLGVAGHDGRANIQPAVLLALADEQLYNAKHAGRARACGSLLGSS